A single window of Helicobacter pylori NCTC 11637 = CCUG 17874 = ATCC 43504 = JCM 12093 DNA harbors:
- the apt gene encoding adenine phosphoribosyltransferase, which yields MNETLKEELLQSIREVKDYPKKGILFKDITTLLNYPKLFNKLIDALKKRYLALNIDFIVGIEARGFILGSALAYALGVGFVPVRKKGKLPAHTLSQSYSLEYGSDSIEIHSDAFRGVKGVRVVLIDDLLATGGTALASLELIKALQAECIEACFLIGLKELPGIQLLEERVKTFCLLEC from the coding sequence ATGAATGAAACGCTCAAAGAAGAACTTTTACAAAGCATCAGAGAAGTGAAAGATTACCCTAAAAAAGGGATTTTGTTCAAAGACATTACCACGCTACTCAACTACCCTAAACTCTTTAACAAACTCATTGACGCGCTCAAAAAACGCTATCTCGCTCTCAATATAGACTTTATCGTGGGCATTGAAGCTAGGGGGTTTATTTTAGGCTCTGCTCTCGCTTATGCGCTTGGGGTGGGGTTTGTGCCTGTGAGGAAAAAGGGCAAGCTCCCCGCGCACACCCTATCTCAAAGCTACAGCCTAGAATACGGGAGCGACAGCATAGAAATCCACTCCGACGCTTTTAGGGGGGTTAAGGGGGTAAGAGTGGTGTTAATTGATGACTTATTAGCCACTGGTGGCACAGCTTTAGCGAGCCTTGAGCTTATCAAAGCCCTACAAGCCGAATGCATAGAAGCATGCTTTTTGATAGGGTTAAAAGAATTACCGGGTATCCAACTTTTAGAAGAACGAGTGAAAACCTTTTGTTTGTTAGAGTGCTAG
- a CDS encoding ribbon-helix-helix domain-containing protein: MELGNKNIKPGRKRVAVDELKRNFSVTFYLSKDEHDVLRRLADEEVESVNSFVKRHILKTIIYKKGANQDLSVNDSSSRL, translated from the coding sequence ATGGAATTAGGAAATAAAAATATAAAACCCGGTCGCAAGCGTGTCGCTGTAGATGAGCTGAAACGCAATTTTTCAGTTACCTTTTATCTCTCTAAAGATGAGCATGATGTTTTAAGACGATTAGCTGATGAAGAAGTAGAAAGCGTCAATTCCTTTGTCAAACGCCACATTTTAAAAACAATCATTTACAAAAAAGGCGCTAACCAAGATCTTTCTGTTAATGATTCTTCTAGTAGGCTTTAA
- the ychF gene encoding redox-regulated ATPase YchF, protein MGLSVGIVGLPNVGKSSTFNALTKTQNAESANYPFCTIEPNKAIVNVPDRRLDALAQIVKPERILHSVVEFVDIAGLIKGASKGEGLGNQFLANIKECEVILQVVRCFEDDNITHVNDKIDPLNDIEIIELELILADIATLDKRIDRLQKALKSSKDAKNLLECALSLKTHLEELKPAKTFPLNASEAFLELDKELRFLSHKKMIYAANVGEEDLNALNEHAKKVQNYAKDQKSEFVALCAKLEEEMVSMSEDEVKEFLQSLGVEESGLEKTIRLSFKELGLINYFTAGVKEVRSWTIKKGSSAPVAAGVIHKDFEKGFIRAETISYDDFIAYKGEAGAKEKGALRIEGKDYIVQDGDVLHFRFNV, encoded by the coding sequence ATGGGCTTGTCTGTAGGCATTGTGGGTTTGCCCAATGTGGGCAAATCCAGCACCTTTAACGCGCTCACTAAAACCCAAAACGCAGAGAGCGCGAACTACCCCTTTTGCACCATTGAACCCAATAAAGCCATCGTGAATGTGCCTGATAGGCGGCTTGATGCGTTGGCTCAAATCGTAAAACCTGAACGCATTTTGCATTCTGTGGTGGAATTTGTGGATATTGCTGGGTTGATTAAGGGAGCGAGCAAGGGGGAGGGTTTAGGCAATCAATTTTTAGCCAATATCAAGGAATGCGAAGTGATCTTGCAAGTGGTGCGCTGTTTTGAAGATGACAATATCACGCATGTGAACGATAAAATTGACCCCCTAAATGATATAGAAATCATTGAATTGGAGTTGATTTTAGCGGATATTGCCACTTTAGACAAAAGGATCGATCGCTTGCAAAAAGCCCTGAAAAGCTCAAAAGACGCTAAAAATCTTTTAGAATGCGCTTTGAGTTTAAAAACGCATTTAGAAGAATTAAAGCCGGCGAAAACTTTTCCCTTGAATGCAAGCGAGGCTTTTTTAGAATTAGACAAGGAATTGCGTTTTTTATCCCATAAAAAAATGATCTATGCCGCTAATGTGGGCGAAGAAGATTTAAACGCTCTCAATGAGCATGCCAAAAAAGTCCAAAATTATGCCAAAGATCAAAAGAGCGAATTTGTTGCCTTGTGCGCTAAATTAGAAGAAGAAATGGTTTCTATGAGCGAAGATGAAGTCAAAGAATTTTTGCAAAGTTTAGGCGTGGAAGAAAGCGGGCTAGAAAAGACCATTCGTTTGAGTTTTAAGGAATTAGGCTTGATCAATTACTTTACCGCTGGAGTCAAGGAAGTGCGATCATGGACGATTAAAAAAGGCTCTAGTGCGCCTGTGGCTGCTGGGGTGATCCATAAGGATTTTGAAAAAGGCTTTATCAGGGCTGAAACCATCAGTTATGATGATTTTATCGCTTATAAGGGCGAAGCCGGAGCGAAAGAAAAGGGAGCGTTACGCATTGAAGGTAAGGATTATATCGTTCAAGATGGCGATGTGTTGCATTTTCGCTTCAATGTCTAG
- the rpiB gene encoding ribose 5-phosphate isomerase B, with product MNKPLKFSQVFIGSDHAGLHLAEFVQHFLEDKDFKIQAFLPTMRVDYPDYAKLVCQKVLENAQSYGILVCATGIGMSMGANRFKGIRAALCLDAYMAKMTRLHNNANVLCLGEKISGIGVVESILEAFFSTEFEQGRHVLRIQKLDESLKS from the coding sequence ATGAATAAGCCCTTAAAGTTTTCTCAAGTTTTTATAGGGAGCGATCATGCGGGGTTGCATCTTGCAGAATTTGTCCAACATTTTTTAGAAGACAAGGATTTTAAGATCCAAGCTTTTTTACCCACTATGAGAGTGGATTACCCTGATTACGCCAAATTAGTGTGCCAAAAGGTCTTAGAAAATGCACAAAGCTATGGTATTTTAGTGTGCGCTACAGGGATAGGCATGAGCATGGGCGCTAATCGTTTTAAGGGTATTAGAGCCGCCTTGTGCCTTGATGCTTACATGGCCAAAATGACTCGCTTGCACAATAACGCTAATGTCTTGTGCTTGGGCGAAAAGATTAGCGGTATTGGCGTGGTGGAAAGCATTTTAGAAGCGTTTTTCTCTACAGAATTTGAACAAGGCCGTCATGTGTTGCGCATCCAAAAACTAGATGAATCGCTGAAATCATAA
- the dapF gene encoding diaminopimelate epimerase: protein MVFYKYSGSGNDFLIVQSFKKKDFSNLAKQVCNRHEGFGADGLVVVLPSKDYDYEWDFYNSDGSKAGMCGNASRCVGLFAYQHAIAPKEHVFLAGKREISICIEEPNIIESNLGNYKILDVIPALKCEKFFSSGSVLENIPTFYLIDTGVPHLVGFVENKEGLNSLNTLELRALRHEFNANINIAFIENKETIFLQTYERGVEDFTLACGTGMAAVFIAARIFYNTPKKAALIPKSNESLELSLKNDGIFYKGAVRYIGMSVLGMRVFENGCF, encoded by the coding sequence ATGGTGTTTTACAAATATTCAGGGAGCGGGAATGATTTTTTAATCGTTCAAAGTTTCAAAAAAAAAGATTTTTCAAATTTAGCCAAACAGGTGTGTAATAGGCATGAGGGTTTTGGGGCTGATGGGCTTGTAGTCGTCTTACCGAGTAAGGATTATGACTACGAATGGGATTTTTACAATTCAGACGGCTCTAAAGCTGGCATGTGCGGGAATGCGAGCCGTTGCGTGGGGTTATTTGCCTACCAGCATGCTATAGCCCCTAAAGAGCATGTTTTTTTAGCCGGAAAAAGAGAGATTTCTATTTGCATAGAAGAACCCAATATCATAGAGAGCAATCTTGGTAACTACAAAATCCTAGATGTAATACCCGCTTTAAAATGCGAAAAATTTTTTTCAAGCGGCAGCGTTTTAGAAAATATCCCTACTTTCTACCTCATAGATACAGGAGTGCCGCATTTAGTGGGATTTGTGGAAAATAAAGAGGGGTTAAATTCCCTTAACACGCTGGAATTAAGGGCTTTAAGGCATGAATTTAACGCTAATATTAACATCGCTTTTATAGAAAATAAAGAGACGATTTTTTTACAAACTTATGAAAGAGGGGTTGAAGATTTCACGCTAGCTTGCGGGACAGGCATGGCGGCGGTTTTTATCGCCGCGCGCATTTTTTATAACACGCCTAAAAAAGCCGCTCTCATCCCTAAAAGCAACGAATCTTTAGAGCTTTCTTTAAAAAATGATGGAATTTTTTATAAAGGCGCGGTGCGTTATATTGGCATGAGTGTTTTGGGCATGAGGGTTTTTGAAAATGGGTGTTTTTGA
- a CDS encoding radical SAM/SPASM domain-containing protein — MTPNKKLFKKIYIELSDICGLQCSFCPNPKNIRGVMPLELFEKVCKEAAPLTQMITLHVLGDPCKLKNLNHYLSTARRFSLKVDLVTSGAYWHDFETLLQDVIYQISISLDAGLDHRNKINQHRYIQKILEFCRYKCEKNSEVFLNLRIQDSTLDKHQNLIKPFLESFECVSLEGLKTQGRTRLFKKSFLNIQKTFKWPNLNAQNPLNQKSKIPYCYGLIKQIAILSNGVVVPCCMDTQAHISLGDLNHTPLKDVLKSQKAMAIKTHFLKGEALELLCKNCSYPLIRYKK; from the coding sequence TTGACACCCAACAAGAAACTTTTTAAAAAAATCTATATAGAGTTAAGCGATATTTGCGGGTTGCAATGCAGTTTTTGCCCTAACCCTAAAAATATCAGAGGCGTGATGCCTTTAGAATTATTTGAAAAAGTTTGTAAAGAAGCGGCCCCCTTAACCCAAATGATCACCTTGCATGTTTTAGGCGATCCTTGCAAACTCAAAAATTTAAACCACTATTTAAGCACCGCTAGACGCTTTTCTTTAAAAGTGGATTTGGTTACCAGCGGGGCGTATTGGCACGATTTTGAGACGCTTTTACAAGATGTGATCTATCAAATCTCTATTTCTTTAGACGCAGGGCTAGACCATCGCAACAAAATCAACCAGCACCGCTACATCCAAAAAATTTTAGAATTTTGCCGCTACAAATGTGAAAAAAATAGCGAAGTGTTTTTGAATTTACGCATTCAAGACAGCACCCTTGACAAACACCAGAATTTGATCAAGCCTTTTTTAGAAAGCTTTGAATGCGTTTCTTTAGAGGGTTTAAAAACGCAAGGCCGCACTCGTTTGTTTAAAAAAAGTTTTTTGAATATCCAAAAGACCTTTAAATGGCCGAATTTGAACGCCCAAAATCCTTTAAACCAAAAATCAAAAATCCCCTATTGTTACGGACTTATTAAGCAAATCGCTATTTTATCTAATGGCGTTGTCGTGCCGTGCTGCATGGACACGCAAGCTCATATCAGCCTTGGCGATTTAAACCATACGCCCCTAAAAGATGTTTTAAAGAGTCAAAAAGCTATGGCTATCAAAACCCATTTTTTAAAGGGCGAAGCGTTAGAACTCTTATGCAAAAACTGCTCCTACCCTCTCATTCGCTATAAAAAATAA
- the rpsU gene encoding 30S ribosomal protein S21, producing the protein MPGIKVREGDAFDEAYRRFKKQTDRNLVVTECRARRFFESKTEKRKKQKISAKKKVLKRLYMLRRYESRL; encoded by the coding sequence ATGCCAGGGATTAAGGTTAGAGAAGGCGATGCGTTTGATGAAGCTTACAGGAGATTCAAAAAGCAAACCGATCGCAATTTGGTGGTAACAGAATGCCGTGCAAGGAGATTCTTTGAATCTAAAACTGAAAAGCGCAAAAAGCAAAAAATCAGTGCTAAAAAGAAAGTCTTAAAGCGTCTTTATATGTTAAGGCGTTATGAATCAAGACTATAA
- a CDS encoding beta-ketoacyl-ACP synthase II — MRRIVVTGMGMINSLGLNKEDSFLAIAKGECGIKHIESFDASAFPVRIAGEITDFDPTEVMNPKDVKKAGRFIQLALKATREAMKDSGILDAHNRCPEELANRMGVSSGSGIGGLGNIEANSIFCFEKGPRKVNPFFITSALVNMIGGFTSIEFGIKGPNLSSVTACAAGTHAIIEAVKTILLNGADRMLVVGAESTICPVGIGGFASIKALSTRNDDPKKASRPFDKDRNGFVMGEGAGALVLEEYESAKKRGAKIYAEFAGYGESGDANHITAPAPEGEGAFRAMKMALEMAKVEVGYVNAHGTSTHYNDWYESIALKNVFGSKEKVPPVSSTKGQIGHCLGAAGALEAVISIMAMNQGILPPTINQETPDPECNLDYIPNTAREKQVDAVMSNSFGFGGTNGVVIFKKA, encoded by the coding sequence GTGCGTCGGATTGTAGTAACTGGAATGGGAATGATCAATTCGCTAGGTTTAAATAAAGAAGATTCTTTTTTAGCGATCGCTAAAGGGGAATGCGGTATCAAACACATAGAAAGTTTTGATGCGAGCGCGTTTCCTGTGCGTATTGCTGGAGAAATCACTGACTTTGACCCTACAGAGGTGATGAATCCCAAAGATGTTAAAAAGGCGGGTCGTTTCATTCAATTAGCCTTGAAAGCCACAAGAGAGGCGATGAAAGATAGTGGGATTTTAGACGCTCACAATAGATGCCCTGAAGAATTGGCAAATCGCATGGGCGTAAGCTCTGGCTCTGGGATTGGCGGATTAGGCAATATTGAAGCGAATTCCATTTTTTGTTTTGAAAAAGGCCCTAGAAAGGTCAACCCCTTTTTTATCACTTCTGCGTTAGTGAATATGATTGGTGGTTTCACTTCCATTGAGTTTGGCATTAAAGGGCCTAACCTCTCTAGCGTAACGGCTTGTGCAGCAGGCACTCATGCCATTATTGAGGCCGTTAAAACCATTCTGCTTAATGGGGCTGATCGCATGTTAGTCGTGGGAGCGGAATCCACCATTTGTCCTGTAGGGATTGGGGGGTTTGCGAGCATTAAAGCCCTTTCTACAAGGAACGATGATCCCAAAAAAGCTTCAAGACCTTTTGATAAGGATCGCAATGGTTTTGTGATGGGCGAAGGTGCTGGGGCTTTGGTGCTTGAAGAATACGAGAGTGCGAAAAAAAGAGGGGCAAAAATTTATGCAGAATTTGCCGGATATGGCGAGAGCGGCGATGCTAACCACATCACAGCCCCGGCCCCTGAGGGTGAAGGGGCTTTTAGAGCCATGAAAATGGCTTTAGAAATGGCGAAAGTGGAAGTAGGCTATGTGAACGCTCACGGGACTAGCACGCATTATAACGATTGGTATGAAAGCATCGCTCTAAAAAATGTGTTTGGCTCTAAAGAAAAAGTCCCTCCTGTTAGCTCCACTAAAGGGCAGATTGGGCATTGCTTGGGCGCTGCGGGCGCGTTAGAAGCCGTTATTTCTATCATGGCCATGAATCAAGGGATCTTGCCTCCTACCATCAATCAAGAAACGCCTGACCCAGAATGCAATTTGGATTATATCCCTAATACGGCCAGAGAAAAACAAGTGGATGCGGTGATGAGTAACTCATTTGGTTTTGGTGGCACTAATGGTGTTGTGATTTTCAAAAAAGCCTAG
- a CDS encoding DedA family protein, with protein MEEYIIDLWNQHAATWGYLILFGWSILEGEIGLILAGIASYTGHMHLGLAILVAGIGGFVGDQIYFYIGRTNKAYIQKKLEKQRRKLALAHLLLQKHGWFIIFIQRYMYGMRTIIPISIGLTRYSALKFAIINLISAMVWASITIILAWYLGEELLHALGWLKKHPYALILLLVSFLALVLWYFQYYSKKNR; from the coding sequence TTGGAAGAATACATCATTGACTTATGGAATCAGCATGCAGCGACTTGGGGGTATCTCATTTTATTCGGGTGGAGCATTTTAGAGGGCGAAATTGGGTTAATTTTAGCAGGGATTGCCAGCTATACCGGTCATATGCATTTAGGGTTAGCCATTTTAGTCGCAGGGATTGGGGGTTTTGTGGGGGATCAGATCTATTTTTACATCGGGCGCACCAATAAAGCTTACATCCAAAAAAAGCTAGAAAAACAACGCCGAAAACTAGCCCTAGCCCATTTATTGTTGCAAAAACACGGCTGGTTTATCATTTTTATCCAACGCTACATGTATGGCATGCGCACCATCATTCCCATTAGCATAGGCCTCACGCGTTATAGCGCTTTAAAATTCGCTATCATCAACCTCATTAGCGCGATGGTGTGGGCAAGCATTACCATTATTCTAGCGTGGTATTTAGGGGAAGAATTATTGCATGCGTTAGGGTGGCTTAAAAAACACCCTTATGCGCTAATATTACTATTAGTATCTTTCTTGGCGTTGGTTCTATGGTATTTCCAATACTATAGTAAGAAAAACCGCTAG
- the acpP gene encoding acyl carrier protein: MALFEDIQSVIAEQLNVDAAQVTPEAEFVKDLGADSLDVVELIMALEEKFGVEIPDEQAEKIVNVGDVVKYIEDNKLA; the protein is encoded by the coding sequence ATGGCTTTATTTGAAGATATTCAGTCAGTTATTGCTGAGCAGTTGAATGTGGATGCGGCGCAAGTTACGCCAGAGGCGGAATTTGTGAAGGATTTGGGTGCGGACTCTTTAGATGTCGTGGAATTAATCATGGCGTTAGAAGAAAAGTTTGGCGTTGAGATTCCTGATGAGCAAGCGGAAAAAATCGTCAATGTGGGCGATGTGGTGAAGTATATTGAGGATAATAAACTAGCTTAA
- a CDS encoding leucyl aminopeptidase, with translation MLKIKLEKTTFENTKAECGLVFIINKDFSHAWVKNKELLETFKYEGEGVFLDQENKILYAGVKEDDVHLLRESACLAVRTLKKLAFKSVKVGVYTCGTHAKDNALLENLKALFLGLKLGLYEYDTFKSNKKESVLKEAIVALELHKPCEKTCANSLEKSAKEALKYAEIMTESLNIVRDLVNTPPMIATPVYMAEVAQKVAKENHLEIHVHDEKFLEEKKMNAFLAVNKASLGVNPPRLIHLVYKPKKAKKKIALVGKGLTYDCGGLSLKPADYMVTMKADKGGGSAVIGLLNALAKLGVEAEVHGIIGATENMIGPAAYKPDDILISKEGKSIEVRNTDAEGRLVLADCLSYAQDLSPDVIVDFATLTGACVVGLGEFTSAIMGHNEELKSLFETSGLESGELLAKLPFNRHLKKLIESKIADVCNISSSRYGGAITAGLFLNEFIRDEFKDKWLHIDIAGPAYVEKEWDVNSFGASGAGVRACTAFVEEFLKKA, from the coding sequence ATGTTAAAAATCAAATTAGAAAAAACCACTTTTGAAAACACAAAAGCTGAATGCGGTTTAGTTTTTATTATCAATAAGGATTTTAGCCACGCTTGGGTCAAAAATAAAGAATTGCTAGAAACCTTTAAATACGAAGGCGAAGGCGTATTTTTAGACCAAGAAAATAAAATCCTGTATGCGGGCGTTAAAGAAGACGATGTGCATTTATTGAGAGAGAGCGCGTGTTTAGCCGTTCGCACCCTTAAAAAACTCGCTTTTAAAAGCGTTAAAGTGGGGGTCTATACTTGCGGAACGCATGCTAAAGACAACGCGCTTTTAGAAAACCTAAAAGCGTTGTTTTTGGGCTTGAAATTAGGCTTGTATGAATACGACACTTTTAAATCCAACAAAAAAGAAAGCGTTTTAAAAGAAGCAATTGTCGCTTTAGAATTGCACAAACCTTGCGAAAAAACTTGCGCGAATTCTTTAGAAAAGAGCGCTAAAGAAGCGTTAAAATACGCTGAAATCATGACAGAAAGCTTGAATATCGTTAGAGATCTGGTCAATACCCCCCCTATGATTGCTACTCCGGTTTATATGGCTGAAGTGGCGCAAAAAGTGGCTAAAGAAAACCATTTAGAAATCCATGTTCATGATGAAAAATTTTTAGAAGAAAAGAAAATGAACGCCTTTTTAGCAGTCAATAAAGCCTCTCTTGGCGTCAATCCTCCCCGCTTGATCCATTTGGTCTATAAACCCAAAAAAGCGAAGAAAAAAATCGCTTTAGTGGGTAAGGGCTTGACTTATGATTGCGGGGGTTTGAGCTTGAAACCGGCCGATTACATGGTTACTATGAAAGCGGATAAAGGCGGTGGCTCTGCGGTGATTGGGCTTTTAAACGCATTAGCCAAACTGGGCGTGGAGGCTGAAGTGCATGGCATTATTGGGGCTACAGAAAACATGATAGGTCCGGCTGCTTATAAACCAGATGATATTTTGATCTCCAAAGAAGGCAAGAGCATAGAAGTTCGTAATACCGACGCTGAAGGGCGTTTGGTTTTAGCGGATTGTTTGAGCTACGCTCAAGACTTAAGCCCTGATGTGATCGTGGATTTTGCGACCCTTACTGGGGCATGCGTTGTAGGCTTAGGCGAATTCACTTCAGCGATCATGGGGCATAATGAAGAGTTGAAAAGCCTCTTTGAAACTTCAGGGTTAGAATCCGGCGAATTGTTAGCCAAACTCCCCTTTAACCGCCATTTAAAGAAATTGATTGAATCTAAAATCGCTGATGTGTGCAATATTTCTTCTTCACGCTATGGCGGTGCGATCACGGCGGGCTTGTTTTTAAATGAATTTATTAGAGATGAATTTAAGGATAAGTGGCTACACATTGACATTGCAGGCCCTGCTTATGTGGAAAAAGAATGGGATGTGAATAGCTTTGGAGCGAGTGGGGCTGGGGTGAGAGCATGCACGGCTTTTGTGGAAGAATTTTTGAAAAAGGCTTGA
- the fabG gene encoding 3-oxoacyl-ACP reductase FabG — MQFTGKNVLITGASKGIGAEIAKTLASMGLKVWINYRSNAEVADALKNELEEKGCKAAVIKFDAASESDFIEAIQTIVQSDGGLSYLVNNAGVVRDKLAIKMKTEDFHHVIDNNLTSAFIGCREALKVMSKSRFGSVVNVASIIGERGNMGQTNYSASKGGMIAMSKSFAYEGALRNIRFNSVTPGFIETDMNANLKDELKADYVKNIPLNRLGSAKEVAEAVAFLLSDHSSYITGETLKVNGGLYM; from the coding sequence ATGCAATTCACAGGGAAAAATGTTCTCATTACCGGAGCTTCTAAAGGCATTGGGGCTGAAATCGCTAAAACTCTCGCTTCTATGGGGCTGAAAGTTTGGATCAATTACCGCAGTAATGCTGAAGTGGCTGACGCTTTGAAAAATGAGCTTGAAGAAAAAGGCTGTAAGGCAGCTGTCATTAAATTTGATGCGGCTTCTGAAAGCGATTTTATTGAAGCGATACAAACCATTGTCCAAAGCGATGGGGGGTTGTCTTACTTGGTGAATAACGCCGGTGTGGTGCGCGATAAATTAGCGATCAAAATGAAAACAGAAGACTTTCACCATGTCATAGACAATAACCTCACTTCAGCCTTTATAGGTTGCAGAGAGGCTTTAAAGGTGATGAGCAAGAGTCGTTTTGGGAGCGTGGTCAATGTCGCTTCTATCATTGGTGAAAGAGGCAATATGGGGCAGACAAACTACTCAGCGAGTAAGGGAGGAATGATTGCGATGAGCAAGTCCTTTGCTTATGAGGGAGCTTTAAGGAATATTCGTTTCAACTCTGTAACACCAGGCTTTATAGAAACCGACATGAACGCCAATTTGAAAGACGAACTCAAAGCGGATTATGTTAAAAACATTCCTTTAAACAGACTAGGGTCTGCTAAGGAAGTGGCAGAAGCGGTAGCGTTTCTTTTGAGTGATCACTCTAGTTACATCACTGGAGAGACTCTCAAAGTCAATGGCGGGCTTTATATGTAG
- a CDS encoding AI-2E family transporter, with the protein MKAQYFFWILFLIGFYWMIYLYQDFLMDALIAGLLCVGFFQVKVFLDKHFFNIVSSFLCVLVLASVLIVPLYFIVYKSSNIIFEINFEKFSALIKWLKGVITENLSHFPTIHDGASKFLENFSAASITGYLLKISSYVGRYSLKLITDALFILGLLFFFFYYGERFYRYFLGVLPLGINQSKKIFEEVAGILRIVLLTSLITVILEGVAFGVMIVWFGHDGWSLGILYGLASLVPAVGGALIWIPIAIYELYHGNVNEAIFIALYSILLISVLIDSVIKPILIVFIKKRIFKTTLKINEMLIFFSMIAGISQFGFWGIIVGPTITAFFIALLRLYENYFIQNDQKACE; encoded by the coding sequence ATGAAAGCTCAGTATTTCTTTTGGATTCTTTTTTTGATTGGTTTTTATTGGATGATCTATCTGTATCAAGATTTTTTAATGGATGCACTGATTGCTGGGCTTTTGTGCGTGGGGTTTTTTCAAGTGAAAGTTTTTTTAGATAAGCACTTTTTCAATATTGTCAGTTCGTTTTTATGCGTTTTGGTTTTAGCGAGCGTCTTGATCGTGCCGTTGTATTTTATTGTTTATAAAAGTTCTAATATTATTTTTGAAATCAATTTTGAAAAATTTTCAGCCCTAATCAAATGGCTTAAAGGGGTAATCACTGAAAATTTATCGCATTTTCCTACCATTCATGATGGAGCGAGCAAGTTTTTAGAAAATTTTAGCGCCGCTTCCATCACGGGCTATTTGTTGAAAATAAGCAGCTATGTGGGAAGATACAGCTTGAAACTCATTACAGACGCCTTGTTTATCTTGGGGCTGTTGTTTTTCTTTTTTTATTACGGGGAGAGATTTTATCGTTATTTTTTAGGGGTTTTGCCTCTTGGAATCAATCAAAGCAAAAAGATTTTTGAAGAAGTGGCTGGGATTTTACGCATCGTGCTTTTAACTTCTCTCATTACGGTTATTTTAGAGGGTGTGGCGTTTGGGGTGATGATCGTATGGTTTGGGCATGACGGCTGGTCTTTAGGGATTTTATACGGCCTGGCGTCTTTGGTGCCGGCTGTTGGGGGGGCTTTGATTTGGATCCCTATAGCGATTTATGAGCTTTATCATGGGAATGTGAATGAGGCGATATTTATCGCTTTGTATTCCATTTTATTGATTAGCGTGCTGATTGATAGCGTGATCAAGCCAATTTTAATCGTCTTCATCAAAAAAAGAATCTTTAAAACCACCCTTAAAATCAATGAAATGCTGATTTTCTTTTCCATGATTGCTGGGATTTCACAATTTGGTTTTTGGGGGATCATTGTAGGGCCTACTATCACGGCGTTTTTTATTGCGTTACTGCGATTGTATGAAAATTACTTTATCCAAAACGATCAAAAAGCATGCGAATGA
- a CDS encoding YkgB family protein: MQALKSLLEVITKLQNLGGYLMHIAIFIIFIWIGGLKFVPYEAEGIAPFVANSPFFSFMYKFEKPAYKQHKMSESQSMQEEMQDDPKIVENKEWHKENRTYLVAEALGITIMILGVLVLLGLWMPLMGVIGGLLVAGMTITTLSFLFTTPEVFVNQHFPWLSGAGRLVVKDLALFAGGLFVAGFDAKRYLEGKGFCLMDRSSVGIKTKCSSGCCS, translated from the coding sequence ATGCAAGCGTTAAAATCATTGCTTGAAGTGATTACAAAACTCCAGAATCTAGGCGGCTATTTGATGCATATAGCTATTTTTATCATTTTTATTTGGATTGGAGGGCTTAAGTTTGTGCCGTATGAAGCCGAAGGGATCGCTCCTTTTGTGGCTAACTCCCCTTTCTTTTCTTTCATGTATAAATTTGAAAAACCCGCATACAAACAACACAAAATGTCTGAATCCCAATCCATGCAAGAAGAAATGCAAGATGACCCTAAAATCGTTGAAAACAAAGAATGGCATAAAGAAAACCGCACTTATTTAGTGGCTGAAGCTTTAGGGATCACGATTATGATCCTAGGTGTTTTGGTGCTTTTAGGGCTTTGGATGCCTTTAATGGGCGTGATTGGTGGCTTGCTTGTCGCTGGAATGACGATCACGACTCTATCTTTTTTATTCACAACGCCAGAAGTGTTTGTCAATCAGCATTTCCCATGGCTTTCTGGGGCTGGAAGGTTAGTGGTTAAAGATTTGGCGTTATTTGCTGGAGGCTTGTTTGTGGCCGGGTTTGATGCGAAACGCTATTTAGAGGGGAAAGGGTTTTGCTTGATGGATCGCTCATCGGTAGGGATTAAAACTAAATGCTCTAGCGGGTGTTGCTCTTAA